A genomic region of Caenorhabditis elegans chromosome V contains the following coding sequences:
- the lipl-2 gene encoding Lipase (Confirmed by transcript evidence) — translation MLFLAQITCLICTSFLLLQTINAHPDDDPELNMNTSQIIERWGYKAEVHTVTTEDGYILQMQRIPYGKTSVTWPNGKRPVILLQHGLLACASDWVDNLPTQSAAFVFADAGFDVWLGNVRGTTYGRKNTKLDPSETAFWQFSWDEMAQYDVPAMVDHVLAMTGQENLYYMGHSQGTLIMFTHLAKDTDGSFAKKIKRYFALAPIGAVKNIKGFLSYFAHKFSPEFDGWYELFGSKDFLPDNWITKMAAKDICGASEKEAELCDNELFLIGGPESDQWNASRTAIYSSQDPAGTSTQNIVHWMQMVRNGRVPAFDWGKKINKKKYGQDTPPEYDFGAIKGTKIHLYWSDDDWLGDPTDIHDFLLKELNPAVIAENVNLKEYNHLDFTWGLNATFQIYDKAIKTCTDDYLGKL, via the exons ATGTTGTTCTTGGCACAGATCACATGTCTTATATGTACATCCTTTTTACTACTACAAACAATAAATGCACACCCAGATGATGATCCAGAACTTAATATGAATACG AGTCAAATCATTGAACGATGGGGATATAAAGCAGAAGTTCATACAGTCACTACGGAAGATGGATATATTCTTCAAATGCAGAGAATTCCTTATGGAAAAA CGAGTGTTACATGGCCAAATGGGAAAAGACCAGTTATTTTACTGCAGCACGGGTTGCTAGCATGTGCCAGTGATTGGGTTGATAATTTACCAACTCAGAGTGCAG CTTTCGTTTTTGCTGACGCTGGTTTCGATGTTTGGCTTGGAAACGTTCGTGGAACTACATATGGACGTAAAAACACTAAACTTGATCCATCGGAAACTGCTTTCTGGCAGTTCAGTTGGGATGAAATGGCACAGTATGATGTTCCAGCAATGGTTGATCATGTGTTGGCAATGACTGGACAAGAGAATCTGTACTATATGGGACATTCACAGGGAACTTTAATAATGTTCACCCACCTTGCAAAGGATACAGACGGTAGCTTTGCAAAGAAGATCAAGAGATATTTTGCATTGGCACCGATTGGTGCTGTGAAGAATATCAAGGGGTTCTTGTCCTATTTTGCGCACAAGTTCTCTCCCGAATTTGAT GGTTGGTACGAGCTGTTCGGTTCCAAAGACTTCCTTCCTGACAATTGGATTACAAAAATGGCAGCAAAAGACATTTGTGGAGCATCAGAAAAAGAGGCTGAACTCTGTGATAATGAACTCTTTCTAATTGGTGGACCAGAGAGTGATCAGTGGAATGCATCGAGAACTGCAATTTACAGTTCACAGGATCCAGCAGGAACTTCTACTCAAAATATTGTACACTGGATGCAGATGGTTCGCAATGGAAGAGTTCCAGCATTTGATTGgggaaagaaaataaataagaagAAGTACGGACAAGATACACCACCAGAATATGATTTCGGAGCCATCAAGGGCACCAAAATTCATTTGTATTGGAGTGACGATGATTGGCTTGGAGATCCAACAGATATTCATGATTTCCTTTTGAAGGAACTGAATCCGGCTgtaattgctgaaaatgtcaatttgAAAGAATACAATCACTTGGATTTCACATGGGGACTCAATGCAACATTCCAAATCTACGATAAAGCAATCAAAACTTGCACAGATGATTATCtcggaaaattataa
- the F46B6.9 gene encoding uncharacterized protein (Confirmed by transcript evidence): protein MRILSAFFAVLFTFINPTMIVNVISQVEAFLNMNSQLPDHLRFNAIDFVVNHLKSSDHRIKLYVYGCVVLVTILHVMFTCLSLYGIYSCRAKFMKPLIVDIITSSIFLLIFVFFSLFMYWRLNTLGSITEKETTKLQLRNMYVGVGFLIVYAIWTIVQCLAHSDTKKLRADFMYWIEEERMSMRSRHNVSVDNRSDRSSKGSKASRASKSSARSAKSEIGTTASTERKSPREGTSKGDYQKVSTNSCNTSICKKVSVTNARLSVPL from the exons ATGCGCATTCTGTCGGCATTCTTCGCAGTGCTCTTCACTTTCATCAATCCAACAATGATTGTGAACGTCATTTCACAAGTGGAGGCGTTTCTAAATATGAATTCCCAACTGCCCGATCATCTTCGATTCAATGCCATTGATTTTGTTGTAAACCATCTAAAGTCAAGCGATCATCGAATAAAACTCTATGTTTATGGATGTG ttgtcCTAGTGACAATTCTACATGTAATGTTCACATGCTTATCACTCTATGGAATATATTCGTGTCGAGCGAAATTCATGAAACCATTGATTGTGGATATTATAACAAGTTCG attttcctgCTCATTTTCGTATTCTTCTCGTTATTCATGTATTGGAGGCTCAACACTCTTGGCTCAATAACTGAAAAAGAAACGACAAAACTGCAACTTCGTAACATGTACGTAGGAGTTGGATTTCTGATAGTTTACGCTATTTGGACGATAGTTCAATGTCTTGCACACTCCGACACAAAAAAGTTACGTGCTGACTTCATGTATTGGATAGAAGAAGAGCGAATGTCGATGAGAAGTCGACATAATGTTTCAGTTGATAATCGATCGGATAGATCATCAAAAGGTTCAAAAGCATCAAGAGCATCAAAAAGTTCAGCGAGAAGtgcaaaatctgaaattggaaCAACTGCAAGTACTGAGAGAAAATCTCCAAGAGAAGGAACTTCCAAAGGagattatcaaaaagtttccacaAACTCATGCAATACATCaatatgcaaaaaagtttcagtaaCGAATGCAAGATTGTCCGTACCACTTTGA
- the F46B6.13 gene encoding FIP (Fungus-Induced Protein) Related (Confirmed by transcript evidence) has protein sequence MLFFNQNLLLCVVLLVTIFATVSANIGDDFLIGGNDQNIGDTVDGSRYKRSPNPQIDYWDIWG, from the exons ATGCTCTTCTTCAACCAGAACCTCCTCTTG tgtgtGGTTCTTCTGGTGACAATCTTCGCAACTGTATCTGCAAACATCGGTGATGATTTCCTGATTGGAGGAAATGATCAAAATATTGGTGACACCGTCGACGGCTCAAGATACAAGCGTTCACCAAACCCACAAATTGATTACTGGGATATTTGGGGATGA
- the F46B6.10 gene encoding uncharacterized protein (Confirmed by transcript evidence), with the protein MIIIIVISMLFAISCNSFLVFCAKLKKDKKATLEEVTPRGTTPLPQCSRQSRIVDRDDRGSTKTKGGRRGVKSSKEPDSTDDAFKEMAKRLAKKDKPEKTGDSIVGDDDENPLAQFQMPERPVVPPN; encoded by the exons ATGATCATTATAATTGTTATTTCGATGCTTTTTGCAATATCATGTAATAGCTTTCTcgttttttgtgcaaaattgaaGAAGGACAAGAAGGCTACTTTAGAGGAAGTCACTCCACGG GGAACCACACCGCTACCGCAATGTTCAAGACAATCGAGGATTGTTGACAGGGATGACAGAGGTTCAACAAAAACGAAAGGAGGTCGGAGAGGAGTCAAAAGCAGTAAAGAACCAGATTCCAC GGATGATGCTTTCAAAGAAATGGCAAAGCGTTTAGCGAAGAAGGATAAACCTGAGAAAACTGGAGATTCAATTGTTGGAGATGACGACGAAAACCCTCTTGCACAGTTCCAGATGCCTGAACGACCAGTTGTCCCACCAAATTAG
- the sru-39 gene encoding Serpentine Receptor, class T (Partially confirmed by transcript evidence) has protein sequence MSVYGHIPIDNKTEYSNFTYSFNVWTVFAAVTCTYTLFSFWITLKMCIFYLNNKNNEEVKRGLRLDVFRLFLLMQVWKEFHVLMDFLIVRIPLTSLFTSYCYQSKPVLLLKILSLMFTGVVYTSHSLTLAFCIQRVALLYAHEYHKDKIAKIFDIVNPLIIFVGHGFGIPFFFASSSCYQMDEPFPFGAIVITALRRDMKTYTIIYSIFSNTNITLTIILTIMMFVKLYHKRKITSELRRPVDLKSEKVLTATMILILLPVVVPSILSIANLFSSNLYAYMFLLRCIALDVRAHIVSCYFYYTHYIFKKKNRSTKIRNDSTIRTVSTYF, from the exons ATGTCTGTTTATGGACATATACCAATTGATAATAAGACTGaatattccaattttacaTATTCATTCAATGTTTGGACTGTTTTCGCAGCAGTCACTTGTACATATACACTGTTTTCGTTTTGGATTACActaaaaatgtgcattttttatttgaacaataaaaataacgAAGAAGTGAAAAGAGGACTTCGTCTTGATGTTTTTCGATTGTTTCTTTTGATGCAAGTATGGAAAGAATTTCATGTTTTGATGGATTTTCTGATAGTTCGAATTCCACTTACATCATTATTTACCAGTTATTGCTATCAATCGAAGCCAGttctacttttaaaaatattatcattGATGTTCACAGGAGTTGTATATACATCTCATTCATTAACTCTTGCGTTTTGCATTCAGAGAGTTGCATTATTATATGCTCATGAATATCACAAAGAT aaaattgcaaaaatatttgatattgTCAACCCTCTCATTATATTTGTTGGGCATGGTTTTGGAATACCGTTCTTTTTTGCATCAAGCTCTTGTTATCAAATGGACGAACCATTTCCATTTGGAGCAATTGTAATCACAGCTCTACGCCGGGATATG aaaacttacACTATtatttactcaattttttctaatacaAATATAACACTGACGATTATATTGACAATCATGATGTTTGTAAAGCTGTATCATAAACGGAAGAT AACTTCCGAGTTGCGCCGACCAGTAgatttaaaatcagaaaaagtaTTAACAGCTACAATGATTCTAATTCTTCTCCCTGTTGTGGTTCCATCAATTCTGTCAATTGcaaatcttttttcttcaaatttatatGCTTATATGTTTCTCCTGCGTTGCATTGCATTGGATGTCCGAGCTCATATTGTTTCTTGTTATTTCTATTATACgcattacatttttaaaaagaaaaaccgtAGTACTAAAATTCGAAACGACAGCACTATTCGAACAGTgtcaacatatttttaa
- the sru-39 gene encoding Serpentine Receptor, class T (Partially confirmed by transcript evidence), with protein sequence MSVYGHIPIDNKTEYSNFTYSFNVWTVFAAVTCTYTLFSFWITLKMCIFYLNNKNNEEVKRGLRLDVFRLFLLMQVWKEFHVLMDFLIVRIPLTSLFTSYCYQSKPVLLLKILSLMFTGVVYTSHSLTLAFCIQRVALLYAHEYHKDKIAKIFDIVNPLIIFVGHGFGIPFFFASSSCYQMDEPFPFGAIVITALRRDMVKTYTIIYSIFSNTNITLTIILTIMMFVKLYHKRKITSELRRPVDLKSEKVLTATMILILLPVVVPSILSIANLFSSNLYAYMFLLRCIALDVRAHIVSCYFYYTHYIFKKKNRSTKIRNDSTIRTVSTYF encoded by the exons ATGTCTGTTTATGGACATATACCAATTGATAATAAGACTGaatattccaattttacaTATTCATTCAATGTTTGGACTGTTTTCGCAGCAGTCACTTGTACATATACACTGTTTTCGTTTTGGATTACActaaaaatgtgcattttttatttgaacaataaaaataacgAAGAAGTGAAAAGAGGACTTCGTCTTGATGTTTTTCGATTGTTTCTTTTGATGCAAGTATGGAAAGAATTTCATGTTTTGATGGATTTTCTGATAGTTCGAATTCCACTTACATCATTATTTACCAGTTATTGCTATCAATCGAAGCCAGttctacttttaaaaatattatcattGATGTTCACAGGAGTTGTATATACATCTCATTCATTAACTCTTGCGTTTTGCATTCAGAGAGTTGCATTATTATATGCTCATGAATATCACAAAGAT aaaattgcaaaaatatttgatattgTCAACCCTCTCATTATATTTGTTGGGCATGGTTTTGGAATACCGTTCTTTTTTGCATCAAGCTCTTGTTATCAAATGGACGAACCATTTCCATTTGGAGCAATTGTAATCACAGCTCTACGCCGGGATATGGTG aaaacttacACTATtatttactcaattttttctaatacaAATATAACACTGACGATTATATTGACAATCATGATGTTTGTAAAGCTGTATCATAAACGGAAGAT AACTTCCGAGTTGCGCCGACCAGTAgatttaaaatcagaaaaagtaTTAACAGCTACAATGATTCTAATTCTTCTCCCTGTTGTGGTTCCATCAATTCTGTCAATTGcaaatcttttttcttcaaatttatatGCTTATATGTTTCTCCTGCGTTGCATTGCATTGGATGTCCGAGCTCATATTGTTTCTTGTTATTTCTATTATACgcattacatttttaaaaagaaaaaccgtAGTACTAAAATTCGAAACGACAGCACTATTCGAACAGTgtcaacatatttttaa
- the sru-37 gene encoding Serpentine Receptor, class U (Predicted): MSVYGFKAIDFQPEYFNFEYTFNFLTIFAAVTAIYGIFSFWITVKMCIFYLKHKHCNEMKKVLRPDVFRIFLLMQLWKEFHVFIDFLIVRIPLTSIFTAYCAESKPVLILKILSLLFIGVVYTSHLMTLAFCVQRVALLYAAEYQKDTISKVFDIIAPSLIIIGHCFGIPHFFSTTSCYQMDKPFPFGAIVITALTRDMRIYTIFYSMFSNASIILIIVTAILMFFKLLQKRKISSELHRKTDLKSEKVLTATMILILLPVVVPATLSFVNLFAPSAYPYIFLSRCICLDARAHFVSCYFYFTHHIFKKKEQPKNNIKVVCDVSPKRSISAHF, encoded by the exons ATGTCTGTCTATGGATTTAAGGCGATCGATTTTCAAccggaatatttcaattttgaatacacattcaattttttgactatttttgcTGCTGTCACAGCTATCTACggtattttttcgttttggaTCACTgtgaaaatgtgtattttctatttgaaacataaacaTTGCaacgaaatgaaaaaagtattgagACCGGatgtttttagaatatttctTTTGATGCAACTGTGGAAagaatttcatgttttcattgattttttaattgttcgAATTCCATTGACATCGATTTTCACAGCGTATTGTGCAGAGTCAAAACCTGTattaattcttaaaatattaTCTTTACTATTTATTGGAGTTGTTTATACATCTCATTTAATGACTCTGGCATTTTGTGTTCAAAGAGTTGCACTTTTGTATGCTGCTGAGTATCAAAAGGAT ACAATATCCAAGGTGTTTGACATAATCGCTCCAAGTCTTATAATAATTGGTCATTGCTTCGGAATTCCTCATTTCTTTTCCACAACTTCCTGCTATCAAATGGACAAACCTTTTCCGTTTGGAGCTATTGTTATCACGGCATTGACAAGAGATATG agaatttacACAATATTCTACTCAATGTTTTCAAACGCTTcgattattttaattattgtcACTGCAATTTTGATGTTCttcaaacttttgcaaaaacgGAAAAT aagttccGAGCTACACCGAAAAACAGatctaaaatctgaaaaagtgtTGACAGCAACAATGATTCTGATTCTTCTCCCAGTCGTGGTACCTGCAACTCTATCCTTTGTCAATCTTTTTGCACCAAGTGCTTATCCTTATATTTTTCTCTCTCGGTGCATTTGTTTAGATGCTCGGGCCCATTTTGTAtcatgttatttttattttacccaccacattttcaaaaagaaagagcaacctaaaaataatatcaaagTTGTATGTGATGTTAGTCCAAAACGAAGCATCTCtgcacatttttaa
- the sru-29 gene encoding Serpentine Receptor, class U (Confirmed by transcript evidence), translating into MPANDSIYGLQMYRDFSPVFNFTTFQGILPFLYILPTTVIMIAILVKYRKAKATLNSATMDHNIFAFIMFYFLFNILFFVADYFHLNLPTTGYVTSWCADIQPNRLFAAFIVFVYASNYGVMICPFMVCLMRMTIMVSPRHNERYCRLIMYRFAIPFLFIVPLALSLFNVTTVGFCKQLNPPFTFGSIILYEGEEYAKLNAIIHLSFSSSIFCANAGMTIFMFYKLRMTQNNTTSERTKELTRKAEYSLFLAVVSSIVPFITNGICSTTFLINRPYWYQILFIRPIGNDYETVMMPWVLYLTHPMFRQKKTTVSPGTVSNALVSTNKNTSQSRSSKMF; encoded by the exons ATGCCTGCTAATGATTCGATATACGGACTACAAATGTATCGAGATTTCTCTCCCGTCTTCAACTTCACTACGTTTCAAGGAATTCTCCCATTTTTATATATTCTACCTACCACTGTGATTATGATAGCAATTCTTGTGAAGTATCGAAAAGCTAAAGCTACTTTAAATTCGGCAACAATGGATCATAATATCTTTGCATTCATTATGTTCTATTTTCTATTC AacatattgttttttgttgctgaCTATTTTCATCTAAATCTCCCAACTACTGGATATGTCACATCTTGGTGCGCAGATATTCAACCGAATCGTCTATTCGCAGCATTCATAGTTTTTGTCTATGCCAGTAACTATGGAGTCATGATTTGTCCATTTATGGTTTGCTTGATGAGAATGACAATTATGGTTTCTCCAAGACACAATGAGAGg taTTGCCGTCTTATTATGTATAGATTTGCTATTCCATTTCTATTTATCGTCCCATTAGCATTGTCACTTTTCAATGTTACTACAGTAGGATTCTGCAAGCAGCTCAATCCTCCATTCACATTTGGCTCCATAATTTTGTACGAAGGAGAGGAATATGCAAAGTTGAATGCTATTATTCATCTGTCATTTTCGAGTTCAATTTTCTGTGCAAACGCTGGAATGACAATATTCATGTTTTATAAGCTACGGATGACTCAGAACAATACGACTTCGGAGAGAACAAAGGAATTGACGAGGAAAGCTGAATATTCCTTATTCCTGGCAGTTGTTTCAAGTATTGTACCTTTCATTACAAATGGAATTTGTTCG acTACATTCCTAATCAACCGCCCATATTGGTATCAAATATTGTTCATTCGTCCAATCGGAAATGACTATGAGACAGTTATGATGCCATGGGTTCTTTATCTAACACATCCAATGTTCCGCCAAAAGAAAACTACCGTGAGCCCTGGAACTGTATCCAATGCATTGGTCTCTACTAACAAAAACACAAGTCAATCAAGGAGTTCgaaaatgttctga
- the sru-30 gene encoding Serpentine Receptor, class U (Confirmed by transcript evidence), with translation MVTLFPANQSIHGMPAYMSYATNINFTTMQAFVPFIYIIPTSVIMIVILMKYRTAKMMMNTASMDPNIFVTIMFYFFFNILFFIGDYVHLNLPSSGLVTSWCAGTQPGWPHTLIVTFAYFGDYGTLSSPFLASLIRLVMILSPHNHGKYCRLLMRRFVFPFIIIVPFSLSLISLPATGYCKQLGPPFNFGAIIVFESDFFAKINVIVHLSLSNFTFIGHYSLSAYMFFKIRKTTSNTSNQTRKLSRKAELSLTLTMASCIIPYITNSIVSYTFLFDRNNWPRVLFLRVIGNDYETLMMPWVLFFTHPLFLRNKIARMNTNQGSSIWNSGSNTPRRSSQKF, from the exons aTGGTCACCTTATTCCCCGCAAATCAGTCGATTCATGGAATGCCTGCATACATGTCATATGCaacaaatattaattttacaaCTATGCAAGCGTTTGTTCCATTCATTTATATTATTCCAACGTCTGTCATAATGATTGTAATTCTAATGAAATATCGAACAGCTAAAATGATGATGAACACAGCTTCCATGgatccaaatatttttgttacaattatgttttatttctttttt aatattttgttCTTCATTGGCGATTATGTTCACTTGAATCTACCATCATCTGGGCTAGTAACTTCATGGTGTGCAGGCACACAACCCGGCTGGCCCCATACTCTCATTGTTACGTTTGCTTATTTCGGAGATTACGGAACTCTTTCTAGCCCCTTTTTGGCTAGTTTGATTAGACTTGTAATGATTTTGTCACCACATAATCACGGAAAG TATTGTCGTCTACTAATGCGCCGCTTCGTTTTTCCGTTTATCATAATTGTTCCATTTTCCCTATCGCTTATCAGTCTACCGGCTACTGGTTATTGTAAACAACTCGGACCCCCATTCAATTTCGGCGCAATTATTGTCTTCGAAAGCGATTTTTTTGCCAAGATCAATGTCATCGTGCACCTttctctttcaaattttacgtTTATTGGTCATTATTCATTGTCAGCAtacatgtttttcaaaattcgaaaaaccacTTCCAACACTTCAAATCAAACAAGAAAACTCAGCAGAAAAGCTGAACTCTCTTTAACACTGACAATGGCTTCTTGTATAATTCCTTACATCACGAACTCTATAGTTTCG TATACCTTTCTATTTGACCGTAATAATTGGCCACGAGTCTTATTCCTGCGAGTCATTGGAAATGACTATGAAACATTAATGATGCCATGGGTACTATTTTTCACTCATCCATTATTTCTTCGAAATAAAATTGCAAGAATGAACACGAATCAGGGGTCGTCAATATGGAATAGTGGCAGCAATACTCCAAGACGTTCGTCAcaaaagttttga
- the sru-31 gene encoding Serpentine Receptor, class U (Predicted), translated as MSTSQQIPSNDSIYGIQVYRTFVPVCSLSTLQAFIPFLYIIPTVIVMITILIKYKIAKATTNTIMDRNIFAFIMFYFLFNTLFFVGDYAHLNLPSAGFITSWCVDVKPNRLFSLIITYTHASSYGVLICPFMICLMRLTIMMSPRHHERYCQLIMYRFAIPFLFLAPFALSIFNITGVGFCKQLDEPFSFGSLILFEGEQYAKINSVIQLIFSSSIFFFNFSMSAFMFYKLRRTQAESVSVRTRELTRKAEFSLFLAVASSVVPIITNSICSITFLFNRPYWYHVLFLRPIGNDYETVMMPWVLYLTHPMFGPKKQQLKPSGASSVFVSTCLNQRKSERA; from the exons ATGTCAACTTCACAGCAAATCCCAAGCAACGATTCTATATACGGAATTCAAGTTTATCGGACTTTTGTACCTGTTTGCAGTTTATCAACACTGCAGGCgtttattccatttttgtaCATTATCCCGACCGTCATCGTGATGATCACTATTctgataaaatataaaatagcAAAAGCAACCACAAACACTATCATGGATCGTAACATTTTTGCTTTCATTatgttttactttttgttt aacacgttgttttttgttggagaCTACGCTCATCTCAACCTTCCATCCGCTGGATTCATTACTTCATGGTGTGTTGATGTTAAACCTAACCGATTATTTTCTTTGATTATTACATACACTCATGCATCTAGTTATGGAGTTTTAATATGTCCATTTATGATTTGTCTAATGAGATTGACAATTATGATGTCCCCACGACATCACGAAAGG tactGTCAGCTTATTATGTACAGATTTGCTAttccatttttgtttcttgcCCCATTTGCTTTATCCATATTCAATATAACTGGCGTTGGATTTTGCAAACAATTAGATGAACCATTCAGTTTTGGATCTTTGATTCTTTTTGAAGGAGAGcaatatgcaaaaattaattcggttattcaactaattttttcaagttccatcttctttttcaacttttcaatgaGTGCATTTATGTTCTATAAACTTCGTCGCACGCAAGCCGAGTCTGTGTCTGTAAGGACAAGAGAATTGACAAGAAAAGCTGAATTTTCATTGTTCTTGGCAGTTGCGTCAAGTGTGGTTCCAATAATTACAAACTCGATTTGTTCG atcacatttttattcaacCGTCCATATTGGTATCATGTTTTGTTTCTTCGTCCAATAGGCAATGATTATGAGACTGTTATGATGCCATGGGTTCTATATCTAACACATCCAATGTTTGGACCAAAGAAACAGCAACTTAAACCTAGCGGTGCATCAAGcgtttttgtttcaacttgcttaaatcaaagaaaaagtgagagagcttag
- the str-193 gene encoding Serpentine receptor class r-10 (Predicted), with protein MLTEEWLQFEGETQDVCGFISIFTNLFLIYLILKRSPDALGLYKWLMMYTSIFELTYSFVNLFAGCSVRTFGSAFIVFRKDQHFHLISQFMAVNYCSFFGFSLAIIACHFIYRYGTVELEFHKKYISGSKHLLLYIGPISIGIIWGIVCSVYCGETPERSDYLRKNMMDNYRLRIEDVGYISANYWPMGKNGTVRPDFDSFFGTFLMWIIVGASIGSVLYFGIGCYRWISHQLKIVETQSNTVKSLQKQLFYALVVQSAIPSVLMYFPISMAFIFPMLNIELNLKYPFIGLTIAVYPAIDPLPSLLIIRSYREGCNDIFRKLMFWKNNYQVAVVRCQTLLNSFAITV; from the exons ATGCTCACTGAAGAGTGGCTCCAGTTTGAAGGCGAAACTCAAGATGTTTGTGgatttatttccattttcacaaatttgttcctaatatatttgattttgaaaagatcTCCTGATGCTCTTGGATTATATAAATGGCTCATGATGTACACAAGCATTTTTGAACTGACCTACTCTTTTGTGAACCTATTCGCTGGCTGT TCAGTTCGAACATTTGGTTCAGCATTTATTGTGTTCCGAAAAGATCAACATTTCCATTTGATTTCTCAATTTATGGCTG tcAATTACTGTTCATTCTTTGGATTTTCTTTGGCAATTATTGCCTGCCATTTCATCTATCGTTATGGTACAGTTGAACT agaattccacaaaaaatatatttctggGTCCAAGCATTTACTGTTGTACATTGGACCAATATCAATCGGAATCATTTGGGGGATTGTTTGTTCGGTTTATTGTGGGGAAACACCTGAAAGATCTGACTACTTGAG gaaaaataTGATGGATAATTACCGCTTAAGAATTGAAGACGTTGGGTACATCAGTGCTAATTATTGGCCAATGGGGAAAAATGGAACAGTGAGACCAGATTTCGACTCATTTTTCGGAACTTTTTTGATGTGGATTATTGTG gGAGCATCTATTGGCAGCGTCCTCTACTTCGGAATTGGATGTTATCGTTGGATATCAcaccaattgaaaattgtcgaaaccCAATCGAACACTGTGAAATCccttcaaaaacaattattttatgcACTTGTAGTACAATCAGCAATTCCAAGTGTTCTCATGTACTTCCCTATCAGCATGgcattcatttttccaatgcTAAACATTGAATTAAACCTCAAATATCCATTTATTGGACTAACAATCGCTGTTTATCCAGCTATTGATCCACTTCCTTCTCTCTTGATCATTAGAAGTTATCGGGAAGGATGCAAtgatattttccgaaaattgatgttttggaaaaataattatcaagTTGCAGTTGTCAGATGCCAAACacttttgaatagttttgcAATTACTgtgtag